The Mucilaginibacter gracilis genomic interval GTATATATAACTCTTTGATCGCTGAAGGATTTATCCTGGTATTTGTATACCGAGAAATCGTCGTTCCCGGTTGTGCGTACGGCATCTTTAACATCCGGCAATTGTTGTTTTGCAAGTTGCCCAATCGGGGCCACGCTGGCTGTCCATATCTGTCTGCTCGAACCGGTTCCTCCCCAAATTTCAACCTTATAAATATTGGCCCCCAACTTATGAAAGCTATCGTAACTCAATTCATCCTGCGCCCATAGCAAAATCATGATACCGATAGCCAGCCCAACGGTTAGCCCGGCAATATTGATAAGGCTATAAAATTTGTTTTTAAGCAAACTGCGCCAAGCCGTTTTAATATAGTTTTTAATCATGATTTTTATAATTTTCTTGATTGATGATTCTCCTAACCCAACTATTCGCTGCGTAAACTTTTTGCGGGGTTAGCTATTGAGGTTTTTACTGCCTGGAAACTTACCGTTGCCAAAGCAATAACTATAGCAAGCAGCCCCGCCAAAATAAATACCCAAATGCTGATAGAAACCCTATACTCATAGTTACTTAACCATAGCTGCATGGTATACCATGAAATAGGAAATGCAACAAAACAGGCCAGTATAACCAACACTATAAAGTCTTTTGATAAAAGTGCGGCTAACCCTTGCGATGTTGCACCCAATACTTTCCGTATGCCAATTTCTTTCGTCCGTCTCTCTGCCGTATAGGCGGCTAAGCCAAATAAGCCAAGGCACGATATAATGATGGCCAATGTTGCAAATATGCTGGCCAGGTTGCCTATTAAAGTTTCTTCAGTAAAAAACTGTTCAAACTCGGCATCAACAAACCTAAAGCTGGTAGGGTAGCCTGGGTTGTTTTTCTTGATTACATTTTCAACCTGTGGCAGGGCTGTTTTAATATCTGCACCGGCCTTAAAGCGTATATTTAAAACACTGGTATACTTTGGTGAGCAAAATATAATTAGCGGTGCTGCCGAGGTATAAATATCATTGTAAATAAAGTCTGTAATAACTCCTATGATGGTAAGTTTAACATTACTGCGGGTTATAACTGTACCTATAATATTTTTGGCGTTAATGGTTTTGGCAAAAGCACTGTTAACAATTACGTTATTACTATCAACACTGGCATTGGCATAAAAATCTCTTCCGGCTTTAATATGCGCGCCCATTGTGGAAATAAATTCCGGACTTGCCTGATCTACTGTAACCAGTAACTGCTTACCCGGGTCTTTACCGGGCCAGTCAAAATCGCCGGTGTTGCTGCCTATTTGTAAAACACTTTGCGAACTTATACTTGCATTTTCTACTACACCCGTTTGCAGCAGGTCGTTTTTAATAGCGGCAAAATTTTCGGCCATTTTGCCTTGCATCTGCATATAAATAAGGCCCTGCTTGTTATAACCCAAATCTCTGTTTTTGGTATGTTGGATTTGCAGGTAAATAATTACCGTACAGATAATTAATATAACCGAAATGGTAAATTGCAATACAACCAGTCCTTTTCGTACAAAAACCGCTCCGCCCGAGGTTTTTAGCTTTAACCCTTTTAACACCGATACCGGGTTAAAAGATGATAAATAGAAAGCTGGGTAACTGCCTGCAATAATGCCGCATATAACGGCGATAAGTATTAAACCACCCCAATGTACAGGGTAAAAAATATTTAGCGATAGTTGTTTATGAACCAGCGTATTAAACCATGGCAAAACAACAAACACAATAAATAAAGCAAATAGTGCCGAAACCAGCGACATAAATAATGATTCGCCAATGAACTGGCAGATTAGTTTATACCTGGCGGCTCCCAATACCTTACGCACGCCTACCTCTCGCGCGCGCTGCTCTGACCGGGCGGTAGAAAGGTTCATGAAGTTGATACAGGCAATAATTAAAACTACCCAGGCAATTAAGCTAAACAGGTTTACATATTTAAGTTTGCCCTTTATTTCGTTGCCGCTTTTATCAAAATTATCATAAAGCCTCCAGCGTTTCATAGGGTAAAGCATCATTTTTGCACTTATACCTTTTACTTTATTACCTACAAAATTATAAAGCTGTTTATTAATGTGTTCTATATCGGCATTGGCTTCAATTTCGGCATAGGTTATTACACTATTGCTGCCCCATTGTTTTAGCCAGGTATTTTCATTTTCAAAAACCGCGAAAGGGGCCAACCATTGAAATTTAAACGAGACGTTTTTAGGCAAATCCTTTATAACACCGGTAATAACGTAATCCTTGTTATTGTCAACTTTAAGTGTTTTGCCAACAACATCGGTACTGTTAAAAAAGGTGTTGGCCATTTTCTCGGTTATCACCAATGTATTTAACTGCGAAAATGCTGTTGCGGCATTACCCTTTATAAACTGTAAATGAAAAATAGATAAAAAGCCGGGGTCGACGTAATTGCCGGCCTGGTATATAGTTTTATCTTTTAGTGCAAATAAAACATCGTTAGTCCAAGTGCTACGGGCAGTTGTTTTTATGCCGGGTATCTCCAGTTTCATGCCCTGCGCAAGTGGGCCCGGAGTGGCATCAAAAACAAAAGTATTGCCGTTATAAGTTTGCTTGTCCTTAACCTTATAAATAGTACTTTGGTTGGTAAAATAGTCGTTGTAAGTTACTTCGTCTTCAATCCATAAAAAAATAAGCGAGGCGCAGGCTATCCCCACGCTCAAGCCAAATATGTTTAAAAAACTGTAACCTCTGTGCTTCCAAAGGTTCCGAAAGGTTGTTTTAAGGTAATTGCTAAACATTATACAATCTTGGGTTTATCATCTTAACCCTCTTCTGCTTTAAAGCCAGCAAAAGGTTTAAGACGTATATTTAATTAACTATTTATTGCCTTACTCTTTTCAAAGGCTTTCGGCATATAGCTTGTAACTTATATCATAATATTTTCCATCACCGTTTGCCCATCCAGCAGGCGGATAATGCGGTGGCTATAGCGGGCATCGTGCTCGGAGTGGGTTACCATAATAATGGTTGTACCCTGTTCGTTCAGGTCGGTTAACAGCTCCATTACCTCGTTACCGTTGCTGCTATCCAGGTTACCGGTAGGCTCATCGGCCAGTATCAGTTTAGGGTTGTTAACAACGGCGCGCGCTACAGCAACACGCTGCTGCTGGCCGCCCGAAAGCTGTTGCGGATAGTGGTTGCGGCGATGCATGATCTGCATTTTATCCAACACTTTTTCAACCCTGCCCACACGTTCCGCCGCCGGAACATTGGTGTAGATCAGCGGAAGCTCAACGTTTTCAAAAACGGTTAGCTCATCAATCAGGTTAAAACTCTGGAAAACGAAACCGATGTTATGCTTACGCAAATCGGCACGTTTACGCTCATTAAAATGCGCTACCTCAATGTTATTAAACATGTAACTGCCGCCATCAGGGTCGTCAAGCAAACCCAAAATATTAAGCAAGGTTGATTTGCCACAGCCCGAAGGGCCCATAATAGCCACAAATTCGCCTTCCTTAATATCAATCGATAGCTTGTTTAAAGCAATGGTTTCCACCTCTTCGGTGCGGTAAAATTTTTCCAGGTTTGTAATTTTTATCATGAGCCCTCCTAAAATCCTCCCCCACAGGGGAAGTTTTTTGATTTTTTATGGTTTGTTTATTTTATGTTTTTTATCTCTTTACCTCACCTAAATCCTCTCCAAAGGAGAGGATTTTAAAAATATGCTAATCAAGAACCCTCTCCTTTGGAGAGGGCAGGGTGAGGCTGTTACTTCTTCAGCACCAACTCCTGCATATCGCCATACGTTTCGTAGCTTGATGTTACTACCTTATCGCCCGGTTTTAAGCCTTGCAATACTTCGTAGTAGTCGGTATTTTGGCGGCCAAGCTGTATATCAACCTTGTAAGCTGTTTTACCGTCTTCTCCCAATTTAAATATCCAGTTACCACCGGTTTGCTGGTAAAAACCACCTTTTGGTAACAAAACCTGTTGGCTCTCATCGCTTAAAGCAAGTAATATTTGCAGTGTTTGCCCCTTGCGCATACCCGTTGGCACCTGTCCCACAAATTGCATATCAACCTGAAACTTGCCGCCCGTTACCTGGGTATAAACTTTTTTAATTTTTAAAGTATAGTTTTTATCGCCCAAAGCAAAAGTGCCTGTTAGGCCGGTATATATTTGCGATATGTAATGCTCGTCCACATCAACCCTAACCTTATAGCCCGATAGTACATCCAGTTGCCCCAGGTGTTCGCCCTTATTTTTATTTTGGCCAACCTCGGCATCCATTGATGTAAGTTGCCCGTCAACCGGGGCGCGTACCACCAGGTCGCCCACCTTTTTGCGCATTACAGCCAAAGCATTTTGAGTACGCGCAAACGATTGCTTTGCCTGCTCCAGCTCCTCGCGCGTTGAGGCCGAATCTTGCTTTAATATCTGTGAGGTTAGTTTTTTTCGTTTAAGCTGGTAGTCGTATGCAATTTGCGCCTGTTTAAACTCCTGCATGCCTATAGCTTTTTGTTCAAAAAGGTGCTTGTCTAACTTATAAACCCTTTCGGCTTCGTTGTAAGCATTATCTACATCGGCCATTTGGTTTAGTTTAGATATGGTGTTTTGCTGGGCCGCATTGCGCGATATTTGCATTTGAGTTAGCAGGTTAAAAACCGAAGTTTCTTGCGTAGCCAAACTCAATTCAAGGTCGGTATTGCTTAGTTTAAGTATGGGGTCGCCTTTTTTCATGGTGGTGCCATCTTCAACATAAAGTTGCTCTACGCGGCCACCTTCAACAGCATCCAGGTAAATGGTAGTTATAGGTAAAACAATGCCGTTAACCGGGATAGTTACCTGGAAGGGGCCCTTGGTAATGCTACTTATGGTAATGCGTTCGGTGTCAACATTCAACTTGCTTTTGCCCGATGTAAAATAAAAGCTGCCTCCAATTAAAAGTACCAAACCTGCAATACCACCAATGGTAAGTATGCGTTTGCTGTTCCATTTCTTTTTCTGTATAACTCTATCCACCTTGTATTTATATATTTTAATTTGTACCAATATACAAAAACACATGCCATAAAATAAAATGCTGTTTATCAGCTACATACAAAATATTTTTTAAAAACGGCGTTCGCTTTTGCAACAGCAGGTGTACGCTTATGATACACTTATTTTTGCCAAATTGTATTTAAAACCACATTAACAGCATTTTACCCTATTGGAAGGATTTTTGACTGATACCAGTACATTAGCACAAATTTTATATATTTAAATGCATAACATATTTACTACCCAACCCGGCAACCCTATCAAATACCAATATTTGGCATGTTACTAAAAAAAGCAAGTATTTTAATTGTTGATGATGATACCGATGTGCTAACCGCAGTTAAGCTTTTATTGAAAACTGAGGCACAGGAAGTTACTACCGAAAAAAATCCAGAAAATATAAATTGGCTGCTCAAAAAAAGTCCGCCCGATTTAATATTGCTCGATATGAACTTTACCAGCGCCATTAACACCGGCAACGAAGGTTTATACTGGCTACGCAAAATAAAGGAGTGGATGCCCGATGCCTGCGTAATTATGATAACGGCCTATGGTGATATTGACCTTGCAGTACGATCATTAAAAGAGGGCGCGGCAGATTTTATTGTAAAGCCCTGGCATAACGATAAACTGATAGATACCATTAAAGATCTGTTAGACAAAATTGGGGGGAACAAATCCGCCAAACCCGCAACATCCAAACAAACATCATCGGGCACATTGATACTGGGCGAATCAGCGGTGATGGAGGATATATTTTTAAAGGTTAACAAAGTTGCACCCACAGATGCCAATATATTGATACTGGGCGAAAACGGAACCGGTAAAGATTTAATTGCCAAAGCCATACACGAACGATCAATGCGCGCGGCCAAGCCATTCATTAAGGTTGACGTAGGCGCGCTAACGGATTCGTTGTTTGAGAGCGAACTTTTTGGACACAAAAAGGGTGCCTTTACCGATGCTCGCGAAGAACGCATAGGCCGTTTTGAAGATGCTAACGGCGGCACTTTATTTTTGGACGAAATAGGTAACATATCATTGCACCAACAAGCTAAATTGCTTACCGTATTGCAAAACCGCCAAGTTACCAGGCTGGGTAACAACAAAGCCACCGATATTGATATCCGCCTGGTGTGCGCAACCAACCTGCCCCTCAGCGAACTGGCTAACGAAAGCCGTTTCCGTAAGGATTTGATTTACCGCATCAATACCGTTGAAATAACTATGCCCCCGCTGCGCAAACGCAGCAGCGATGTAATGATACTGGCCCGGCACTTTGCTAAAGTGTATGCCACCAAGTACTTAAAACCCACGGTAAGTTTTGATGAAAGCGCGGTGCAAAAGCTGCTTCAATATAATTATCCCGGTAACGTGCGCGAGTTGCAGTACACTATTGAGAGGGCTGTAATAATGGCCGATGATGCCATGTTAAGAGCCGCCGACCTGATATTTTCGTCGATAGAATCGGTAACCGAAATTGCCGAACCCATGGACGATATGCCCTTGAGCATGGTAGAAAAACAAACTATTTTGCGTGTGATAGAAAAACATAGCGGAAACATTA includes:
- a CDS encoding efflux RND transporter periplasmic adaptor subunit, encoding MDRVIQKKKWNSKRILTIGGIAGLVLLIGGSFYFTSGKSKLNVDTERITISSITKGPFQVTIPVNGIVLPITTIYLDAVEGGRVEQLYVEDGTTMKKGDPILKLSNTDLELSLATQETSVFNLLTQMQISRNAAQQNTISKLNQMADVDNAYNEAERVYKLDKHLFEQKAIGMQEFKQAQIAYDYQLKRKKLTSQILKQDSASTREELEQAKQSFARTQNALAVMRKKVGDLVVRAPVDGQLTSMDAEVGQNKNKGEHLGQLDVLSGYKVRVDVDEHYISQIYTGLTGTFALGDKNYTLKIKKVYTQVTGGKFQVDMQFVGQVPTGMRKGQTLQILLALSDESQQVLLPKGGFYQQTGGNWIFKLGEDGKTAYKVDIQLGRQNTDYYEVLQGLKPGDKVVTSSYETYGDMQELVLKK
- a CDS encoding ABC transporter permease yields the protein MFSNYLKTTFRNLWKHRGYSFLNIFGLSVGIACASLIFLWIEDEVTYNDYFTNQSTIYKVKDKQTYNGNTFVFDATPGPLAQGMKLEIPGIKTTARSTWTNDVLFALKDKTIYQAGNYVDPGFLSIFHLQFIKGNAATAFSQLNTLVITEKMANTFFNSTDVVGKTLKVDNNKDYVITGVIKDLPKNVSFKFQWLAPFAVFENENTWLKQWGSNSVITYAEIEANADIEHINKQLYNFVGNKVKGISAKMMLYPMKRWRLYDNFDKSGNEIKGKLKYVNLFSLIAWVVLIIACINFMNLSTARSEQRAREVGVRKVLGAARYKLICQFIGESLFMSLVSALFALFIVFVVLPWFNTLVHKQLSLNIFYPVHWGGLILIAVICGIIAGSYPAFYLSSFNPVSVLKGLKLKTSGGAVFVRKGLVVLQFTISVILIICTVIIYLQIQHTKNRDLGYNKQGLIYMQMQGKMAENFAAIKNDLLQTGVVENASISSQSVLQIGSNTGDFDWPGKDPGKQLLVTVDQASPEFISTMGAHIKAGRDFYANASVDSNNVIVNSAFAKTINAKNIIGTVITRSNVKLTIIGVITDFIYNDIYTSAAPLIIFCSPKYTSVLNIRFKAGADIKTALPQVENVIKKNNPGYPTSFRFVDAEFEQFFTEETLIGNLASIFATLAIIISCLGLFGLAAYTAERRTKEIGIRKVLGATSQGLAALLSKDFIVLVILACFVAFPISWYTMQLWLSNYEYRVSISIWVFILAGLLAIVIALATVSFQAVKTSIANPAKSLRSE
- a CDS encoding sigma-54-dependent transcriptional regulator, whose product is MLLKKASILIVDDDTDVLTAVKLLLKTEAQEVTTEKNPENINWLLKKSPPDLILLDMNFTSAINTGNEGLYWLRKIKEWMPDACVIMITAYGDIDLAVRSLKEGAADFIVKPWHNDKLIDTIKDLLDKIGGNKSAKPATSKQTSSGTLILGESAVMEDIFLKVNKVAPTDANILILGENGTGKDLIAKAIHERSMRAAKPFIKVDVGALTDSLFESELFGHKKGAFTDAREERIGRFEDANGGTLFLDEIGNISLHQQAKLLTVLQNRQVTRLGNNKATDIDIRLVCATNLPLSELANESRFRKDLIYRINTVEITMPPLRKRSSDVMILARHFAKVYATKYLKPTVSFDESAVQKLLQYNYPGNVRELQYTIERAVIMADDAMLRAADLIFSSIESVTEIAEPMDDMPLSMVEKQTILRVIEKHSGNITRAAKELGITRTALYRRLSKYDI
- a CDS encoding ABC transporter ATP-binding protein; amino-acid sequence: MIKITNLEKFYRTEEVETIALNKLSIDIKEGEFVAIMGPSGCGKSTLLNILGLLDDPDGGSYMFNNIEVAHFNERKRADLRKHNIGFVFQSFNLIDELTVFENVELPLIYTNVPAAERVGRVEKVLDKMQIMHRRNHYPQQLSGGQQQRVAVARAVVNNPKLILADEPTGNLDSSNGNEVMELLTDLNEQGTTIIMVTHSEHDARYSHRIIRLLDGQTVMENIMI